Genomic DNA from Desulfurivibrio alkaliphilus AHT 2:
GGCGGCAAAATAGGTATAACGGTTGCGGGCCTGAGACTCACCGGCAAAAGCGGTGAGCAGGTTCTTTTCGGTTTTGGTGCCCTTCAGTGATTTCATGTTTACAACCTCCAAAGCTGGACAGGGTTAAAAAAATTATGACAAAATCATAGCTAGGTCGGCAGAGAAACTCCAGCCCAAAAAAAAGGCCGGTTCACGGACCCCGGCCATTCAGCGCCGGGGCAGTGAGCCGGCCAACCACAGAAAATGGGATTAGCAACATTCAGGACAAAGGCCTGCAAACTCCAGACTGTGACGCACGATAGTAAAATCAGTATGCTTGCGGGCCTTCTGCTCAACATCCAACTCCAGGGACAGATCCAAATCGTCCACCCGATCACACTTGAGACAGCGGACATGATAATGAGGGGCGGCGTTGCCGTCAAAACGCTTCTGGGTTCCGCCTACGGCCAGTTTCTGGATCATGCCGTTTTCGGCCATCAACTCCAGATTACGATACACGGTTCCCAGGCTGATCCGCGGCAGCCGCCTTCTTACCATCTGGTAAAGCTCATCGGCGGTGGGGTGGCTACG
This window encodes:
- a CDS encoding Fur family transcriptional regulator — its product is MSLGTSLRVTKQRQVLLDELCKVRSHPTADELYQMVRRRLPRISLGTVYRNLELMAENGMIQKLAVGGTQKRFDGNAAPHYHVRCLKCDRVDDLDLSLELDVEQKARKHTDFTIVRHSLEFAGLCPECC